In Clostridia bacterium, one DNA window encodes the following:
- the alaS gene encoding alanine--tRNA ligase produces the protein MLSGHEIREKFLVFFESRGHTRVASSSLVPEDDPTLLFTNAGMNQFKNVFLGLEKRPYQRAVSSQKCVRAGGKHNDLETVGRTARHLTFFEMLGNFSFGDYFKPEAIMYAWEFLTECLGLPSEQLYATVYYADDEAFNLWRELTNLPPERIIRLGDADNFWSMGDTGPCGPCSEVLIDRGSQYACGPDCAIGKCDCDRFLEIWNLVFMQYNRDQRGELTPLPHPSIDTGMGLERITAVVQNVESNYETDLLKPLLDAVELLAGIKEKTEQTEFAQRVIADHIRSCVFLITDGVVPSNEGHGYVLRRILRRAVRFGQVLKIKGAFLYKLVGEVVALMSEAFPELKAKEEYLVQVIRHEEERFQITLHEGLHLAEEIIFRLQKNQQKIIPGSEAFRLYDTYGFPLDLTKDIAAEKGLLVDEVGFNQAMEEQRTRARAARQINGGHDLALVIQNLLGDLPLSEFVGYTHLEIEGEIKALIKGEHLISQAENNEQVYLIVDHTPFYAQGGGQVGDRGEIIGLNGKIEVIDTFKIPSGQIVQQGIVSGKIRVGEKVNLKVNTFLRKKTAGNHTATHLLHQALKTVLGSHIQQAGSLVEDTRLRFDFTHFSGLSAREIKAVEDLVNRQIIKSLVVQAEEMSAVEAKKLGAVALFGEKYGDNVRVVQIGDFSIELCGGTHVENTSQLGLFKIVNESAIGSGLRRIEAITGEGVRQYLQSKEKLIENLSSLLKTPEKELLTKTEGLLAEIKEQEKTISQLEQQLVKVQIEELVAQKEQIQGISLIASQVKARDMEVLRNWADLLKNRLDSGIVVLGALTDGKVNLVVVVTQDVVARGIHAGKLIKQVAKIIEGGGGGRADMAQAGGKNPAKLGEALNKVREFVENQLKK, from the coding sequence CGGGCGGTAAACATAATGATCTTGAAACTGTGGGAAGAACAGCCCGTCATCTTACTTTTTTTGAAATGTTGGGTAATTTTTCTTTTGGCGATTATTTTAAACCAGAAGCTATTATGTATGCATGGGAATTTTTAACTGAATGTTTAGGTTTACCTTCTGAACAACTTTATGCCACCGTTTATTATGCTGATGACGAGGCTTTTAATTTATGGCGAGAACTAACTAATTTACCACCTGAGCGAATAATAAGGTTGGGGGATGCTGATAATTTTTGGTCAATGGGGGATACCGGTCCCTGTGGACCCTGTAGTGAGGTTTTGATTGATCGCGGTTCTCAATATGCTTGTGGACCAGACTGTGCTATTGGAAAATGTGACTGTGATCGTTTTTTAGAAATTTGGAATTTGGTATTTATGCAATATAATCGTGATCAGCGGGGAGAATTAACCCCCCTGCCGCATCCTAGTATTGATACTGGAATGGGCTTGGAAAGAATCACAGCGGTAGTGCAAAATGTGGAAAGTAATTATGAAACAGATTTATTAAAACCCTTACTTGATGCTGTGGAATTGCTGGCAGGTATTAAGGAAAAAACTGAGCAAACTGAATTTGCTCAGCGTGTAATCGCTGATCATATTCGCTCTTGCGTTTTTTTAATTACTGATGGTGTTGTTCCTAGCAATGAAGGACATGGTTATGTCTTAAGAAGAATTTTAAGAAGAGCGGTTCGTTTTGGTCAGGTTTTAAAAATTAAAGGTGCTTTTTTATATAAACTGGTAGGTGAAGTGGTTGCTTTAATGTCTGAGGCTTTCCCGGAATTAAAAGCTAAAGAAGAGTACCTTGTACAAGTAATTCGACATGAAGAAGAGCGTTTCCAAATTACTTTACATGAAGGGCTGCATTTGGCAGAAGAAATTATTTTTCGTTTACAAAAAAATCAGCAAAAAATTATACCTGGTAGTGAAGCTTTTCGTCTTTATGATACTTATGGCTTCCCTTTAGATTTAACTAAGGATATTGCCGCGGAAAAAGGTTTGCTGGTAGATGAGGTTGGTTTTAATCAGGCTATGGAGGAGCAAAGGACCCGTGCTAGAGCAGCACGGCAAATAAACGGAGGACATGATTTAGCTTTAGTTATTCAAAATTTGCTGGGTGATTTGCCGCTTTCCGAATTTGTAGGTTACACTCATTTAGAAATAGAGGGCGAAATAAAAGCTTTGATTAAAGGGGAACATTTAATTTCGCAGGCCGAAAATAATGAACAGGTTTATTTAATTGTGGATCACACTCCTTTTTATGCTCAAGGTGGGGGACAAGTCGGTGATCGTGGTGAAATCATTGGTTTAAATGGTAAAATAGAGGTTATTGATACTTTTAAAATTCCCTCTGGACAAATTGTCCAGCAAGGAATTGTTTCGGGTAAAATTAGGGTGGGTGAAAAGGTGAACTTAAAAGTAAATACCTTTTTACGTAAAAAAACTGCTGGTAATCACACAGCTACTCATCTTTTACATCAGGCTTTAAAAACAGTTTTAGGGTCACATATTCAACAAGCTGGTTCCTTAGTTGAGGATACACGGCTTCGCTTTGATTTTACTCATTTTAGTGGCTTATCTGCACGGGAAATAAAAGCAGTGGAGGATTTGGTTAATCGGCAAATTATTAAATCTTTAGTTGTACAAGCAGAGGAAATGTCGGCAGTAGAAGCTAAAAAACTCGGTGCTGTAGCCCTTTTTGGTGAAAAATATGGGGATAATGTTCGTGTGGTGCAAATTGGTGATTTTAGTATAGAATTATGTGGGGGTACCCATGTCGAAAATACTAGTCAGCTAGGTCTTTTTAAAATTGTTAATGAAAGTGCCATTGGTTCAGGATTGCGAAGAATTGAAGCCATTACTGGTGAAGGGGTGAGACAGTATCTTCAATCTAAAGAAAAGCTTATAGAGAATTTAAGTAGCTTATTAAAAACTCCGGAAAAGGAGTTGTTAACTAAAACAGAAGGTTTGTTGGCGGAAATAAAGGAACAGGAAAAAACAATCAGTCAATTAGAACAGCAATTGGTTAAGGTACAGATAGAGGAACTTGTAGCCCAAAAAGAGCAAATTCAGGGAATCTCTTTGATAGCTAGTCAAGTAAAGGCTCGTGATATGGAAGTACTGCGAAACTGGGCGGATTTACTTAAAAATCGTTTAGATTCTGGAATTGTTGTTTTGGGTGCATTAACTGATGGAAAGGTCAATCTAGTGGTAGTGGTCACACAGGATGTGGTGGCCCGGGGTATTCACGCTGGTAAGCTTATTAAACAAGTAGCAAAAATTATTGAAGGAGGAGGTGGTGGTAGGGCAGATATGGCTCAAGCTGGGGGTAAAAACCCTGCAAAGTTGGGAGAAGCTTTAAATAAAGTAAGGGAATTTGTAGAAAATCAATTAAAGAAATAA